In Treponema primitia ZAS-2, a genomic segment contains:
- a CDS encoding amino acid ABC transporter permease, whose protein sequence is MLRLIGIMLTGAGISLEIFFLTLIFSLPLALPISFGRMSKNRAVRSIINLYLLIMRGTPLILQLIFIYFGPKYFYKFLYETFSATLGSAGFWEGLRSILSYNRFTAVVIAFVLNYAAYFAEIYRGGIESMPKGQYEASKVLGFTRFQTFTRIVMPQVIKRILPATGNEVITLVKDTALAQVIGVAELFHAAQNASAREFSTTPIFVAGLFYLFMNWVVSLAFAKYEKKLSYYS, encoded by the coding sequence ATGCTGCGGCTGATCGGCATCATGCTCACCGGGGCGGGGATCTCCCTGGAAATATTTTTCCTGACATTGATATTTTCCCTGCCCCTGGCACTGCCGATCTCCTTTGGCCGTATGTCGAAAAACCGGGCTGTCCGCAGCATCATTAACCTGTACCTGCTGATCATGCGCGGCACCCCTCTGATACTCCAGCTGATCTTCATCTACTTCGGCCCAAAGTACTTTTACAAATTTCTATACGAAACTTTTTCTGCAACCCTGGGCTCAGCGGGCTTCTGGGAGGGCCTGCGGTCCATCCTTTCCTACAACCGCTTTACTGCGGTGGTCATCGCCTTTGTGCTGAACTACGCCGCCTACTTCGCGGAAATCTACCGTGGCGGCATCGAGTCCATGCCCAAAGGCCAATACGAGGCATCAAAAGTGCTGGGCTTCACCCGCTTCCAGACCTTCACCCGCATAGTGATGCCCCAGGTGATCAAGCGCATACTCCCCGCCACAGGCAACGAAGTTATCACCCTGGTAAAGGACACCGCCCTGGCCCAGGTCATCGGAGTAGCGGAACTATTCCACGCCGCCCAGAACGCCTCGGCCCGGGAGTTCTCCACCACCCCAATCTTCGTGGCGGGCCTCTTCTACCTTTTTATGAACTGGGTAGTATCCCTAGCCTTTGCCAAATACGAGAAAAAGCTTTCCTATTATTCGTAG
- a CDS encoding amino acid ABC transporter ATP-binding protein — translation MEIIKVEGLSKSFGKLQVLENVSFNVNQGEVIAILGPSGSGKSTLLRCVTHLELVDKGSISLTGMNMVKDGVYAHAEELRKICLKVGLVFQNFNLFPHFSVMRNITEAQVHVLGRKKEDAAERARILLEKTGLSDKAQSYPCELSGGQQQRVSIARALALDPEVLFFDEPTSALDPELTGDILKVIRDLASEMMTMVIVTHEIPFAREVADRVLFMDGGSFIEEGPAAELIDAPRLERTKAFLARLKRG, via the coding sequence ATGGAAATTATCAAAGTTGAGGGGCTGTCAAAATCATTCGGCAAACTGCAGGTTTTAGAAAACGTCTCCTTCAACGTAAACCAGGGCGAAGTGATCGCCATCCTGGGCCCTTCCGGTTCCGGGAAGTCCACCCTGCTGCGCTGCGTCACCCACCTGGAACTGGTAGACAAAGGCAGCATAAGCCTCACCGGAATGAACATGGTAAAGGACGGGGTCTACGCCCATGCAGAAGAACTGCGGAAGATCTGCCTCAAAGTAGGATTAGTGTTCCAGAACTTCAACCTCTTCCCCCACTTTTCCGTAATGCGAAACATCACCGAAGCCCAGGTCCACGTCCTGGGCCGCAAAAAAGAAGACGCCGCCGAACGGGCCCGGATCCTGCTGGAAAAGACCGGCCTCTCCGACAAGGCCCAAAGCTACCCCTGCGAACTGTCCGGCGGCCAGCAGCAGCGGGTGTCCATAGCCCGGGCCCTGGCCCTGGACCCGGAGGTGCTTTTCTTTGACGAACCCACCAGCGCCCTGGACCCGGAACTGACCGGGGACATCCTCAAGGTCATTCGGGACCTGGCCTCAGAAATGATGACCATGGTCATCGTAACCCACGAAATCCCCTTTGCCCGGGAAGTGGCGGACCGGGTGCTCTTCATGGATGGCGGCTCGTTTATCGAAGAGGGCCCCGCAGCGGAACTAATCGACGCCCCTCGGCTGGAACGCACTAAGGCTTTTCTGGCGAGGCTTAAGAGGGGATAG
- a CDS encoding amino acid ABC transporter substrate-binding protein produces the protein MKRIGISLLCLIMAAGAVFAGGKKDAAPAGDTSLENILNKKRFVLGLDDSFPPMGFRDENNQIVGYDIDLAKEVASRLGVTLVTQPIDWNAKEQELATGEIDCIWNGFTITEERKQVLTYIGPYLKNAQVVIVKSASPVNTLSDLQGKIAGLQAGSSSVDALDEAPAFKASLKEVIEYKDYLTALMDLDVGGADAIIIDLVVANDNIQRSGKSFRILEETLGAEEFGIGFRKNDHALSNKVWETLEAMAKDGTVAKITAKWFGSDISIIGK, from the coding sequence ATGAAAAGGATTGGAATTTCCCTGCTCTGCCTGATAATGGCGGCGGGGGCAGTATTTGCAGGGGGCAAAAAGGACGCAGCCCCGGCGGGTGATACTTCATTGGAAAATATCCTGAACAAGAAGCGCTTTGTCCTGGGCCTAGATGATTCCTTCCCGCCCATGGGCTTCCGGGACGAGAACAACCAAATCGTAGGCTACGACATCGACCTGGCAAAGGAAGTCGCTTCCCGCCTGGGAGTGACCCTGGTTACCCAGCCCATCGACTGGAACGCCAAGGAGCAGGAACTGGCCACCGGGGAAATCGACTGTATCTGGAACGGCTTCACCATCACCGAGGAGCGGAAACAGGTCCTGACCTATATCGGCCCCTACCTAAAAAACGCCCAGGTGGTAATAGTCAAATCCGCTTCCCCGGTAAACACCCTCTCTGACCTGCAAGGAAAAATCGCCGGGCTCCAGGCAGGCTCCTCCTCAGTGGACGCCCTGGACGAAGCGCCGGCCTTCAAAGCCAGCCTAAAGGAAGTTATCGAATACAAAGACTACCTCACCGCCCTGATGGACCTGGATGTGGGCGGCGCCGATGCCATTATCATCGACCTGGTGGTTGCCAATGACAATATCCAGCGTTCCGGCAAATCCTTCCGCATCCTGGAGGAAACCCTTGGCGCCGAAGAATTCGGCATCGGCTTCCGGAAAAACGACCATGCCCTGTCGAACAAAGTCTGGGAAACCCTGGAAGCCATGGCAAAGGACGGAACCGTGGCGAAGATAACCGCCAAATGGTTCGGCTCAGACATTTCCATTATCGGTAAATAG
- a CDS encoding nucleotidyltransferase family protein, with translation MDTIEKLQKNGISLDYNDIAAICKKYFIIELSIFGSSLRDDFNSDSDIDILVSFNTNSGINLFDIMDLEKEFSQLLKREVDIVEKESLKNPIRKNRILSSREIIYAA, from the coding sequence ATGGATACAATCGAAAAGTTGCAAAAAAATGGCATTTCTCTTGATTATAATGATATTGCCGCTATATGCAAGAAATATTTTATAATTGAATTGTCAATATTTGGATCGTCGCTCCGCGATGATTTTAACAGTGATAGCGATATAGATATTCTTGTATCATTTAATACTAATTCAGGGATAAATTTATTTGACATAATGGATTTGGAAAAAGAATTTTCTCAATTATTGAAAAGAGAAGTTGATATTGTGGAAAAAGAATCCCTAAAGAATCCAATCCGGAAGAATAGAATATTATCAAGCCGGGAAATAATATATGCCGCTTAA
- a CDS encoding HepT-like ribonuclease domain-containing protein, giving the protein MGNIIGLRNKLAHDYGEILAERIWNISKTSVPSLLIEIEKIEELKEYIKKVSVIYNNLSLKKFYWIYNRYLCYLFYRFIEHFSIGR; this is encoded by the coding sequence ATGGGAAATATAATAGGATTAAGAAACAAACTGGCCCATGATTATGGAGAAATATTGGCAGAACGGATTTGGAATATTTCAAAAACATCCGTACCATCATTGTTAATTGAAATTGAAAAGATAGAAGAACTAAAAGAATATATTAAAAAAGTATCAGTCATTTATAATAACCTCTCTTTGAAAAAATTCTATTGGATTTACAACAGATATTTGTGTTATCTGTTTTATAGGTTTATTGAGCATTTTTCTATCGGTCGTTAA